One genomic segment of uncultured Campylobacter sp. includes these proteins:
- a CDS encoding RAMP superfamily CRISPR-associated protein, whose translation MLKDYKIKLAIKTVSPIAIIENNDTEPGGNIVTRIKKTAAVNQNSEDLKIDYIPYLPANGIRGLLRRLATKKLVDAVKENDKIEELKDTDLHAMLSGSGVSKSGLKFKEIEEIREKNPILSLFGAGILMAGKLKVADATPQDKENAKNLVRRQTFVKVDDILMGTKFSQLYTKKQIEEWEKSVEENSEARKKDRDAKKSEKETNETSNEEPKTKKSSIQHFAQREYIASGATFNGGFFLEKASKLELGMFLHALESFVENGRLGSSQNIGFGVIDIHIEDVNNSLTMDRSSDSNYIFNAELDKSLENEFEEAYWAYAEFLKKATKENIELISKF comes from the coding sequence ATGCTAAAAGACTACAAAATCAAATTGGCTATCAAGACGGTTAGCCCAATCGCAATCATTGAAAACAATGATACCGAACCGGGCGGAAATATCGTAACGCGCATCAAAAAAACGGCCGCGGTTAATCAAAACAGCGAGGACTTAAAAATAGACTATATCCCTTATTTGCCTGCAAACGGCATTAGGGGGCTGTTACGTCGCTTGGCAACAAAAAAGCTAGTCGATGCCGTAAAAGAAAACGACAAAATCGAAGAGCTAAAAGATACAGATCTTCACGCAATGTTAAGCGGTAGCGGCGTAAGCAAATCAGGACTTAAATTTAAAGAGATCGAAGAGATCAGAGAGAAAAATCCGATCTTATCGCTATTTGGCGCAGGTATATTAATGGCTGGAAAATTAAAAGTAGCAGACGCTACCCCTCAAGATAAAGAAAACGCTAAAAATTTAGTCAGGAGACAAACTTTCGTCAAGGTAGATGATATTTTGATGGGAACTAAATTTAGCCAGCTTTATACGAAAAAACAGATCGAAGAGTGGGAAAAAAGCGTTGAAGAAAACTCCGAAGCACGCAAAAAAGATCGCGATGCTAAAAAGTCTGAAAAAGAAACAAATGAGACGTCTAACGAAGAGCCAAAAACGAAAAAATCATCTATTCAACATTTCGCCCAAAGAGAGTATATTGCATCTGGAGCAACTTTTAACGGCGGCTTTTTCTTAGAAAAGGCGTCGAAACTCGAGTTAGGGATGTTCTTGCACGCGCTTGAAAGTTTTGTGGAAAACGGGCGACTCGGATCTAGTCAAAATATAGGATTTGGAGTTATCGATATACACATAGAAGATGTAAACAATAGCTTAACTATGGATAGATCAAGCGATAGTAACTATATCTTTAATGCCGAGTTAGATAAAAGTCTAGAAAATGAGTTTGAAGAGGCGTACTGGGCTTATGCTGAATTCTTAAAAAAAGCAACTAAGGAGAATATAGAACTTATTTCTAAATTTTAA